Proteins co-encoded in one Afipia sp. P52-10 genomic window:
- a CDS encoding tripartite tricarboxylate transporter substrate binding protein gives MRVLFSARSAARIASAVALVGLGAVMASGAAAQTYPDRRITFVVPYPAGGATDVAARLLATKLQESWKQTVVVENKSGGGGIVGNDYAAKAPADGYTVLVGITHVIQAPTLGISLPYDPFKDLAPVTQVAISPIVFVVPEQRPEKSMKEFIAAVKASPKGFPYGSFGNATTSHLYGELLKKVAGIEMTHVPYRGAAPLANDLIGGQVNGGFIDLTTGGPQLRANKLRALAVGGERRKDALPEVPTLAELGYPGFEAEGWVGVFVPAGTPKDIVKKLSDELARIIKSPDGAERLKGVGLDPVGNEPEAFAAVLRKDFERWKVVSDTAGVKAEQ, from the coding sequence TTTTCGGCCCGGAGCGCGGCGCGAATCGCGTCCGCGGTTGCGCTGGTGGGGCTCGGCGCCGTGATGGCGTCGGGGGCTGCGGCGCAGACCTATCCGGATCGCCGGATTACTTTCGTCGTGCCTTATCCCGCAGGCGGTGCGACCGACGTGGCCGCCCGGCTGCTGGCCACCAAGCTTCAGGAGTCCTGGAAGCAGACCGTGGTCGTGGAGAACAAGTCGGGCGGCGGCGGCATCGTCGGCAACGACTACGCGGCTAAGGCACCGGCGGATGGCTATACGGTGCTGGTTGGCATCACCCATGTCATTCAGGCGCCGACGCTGGGCATCAGCCTGCCGTACGATCCATTCAAGGATCTCGCGCCGGTGACACAGGTGGCGATCTCGCCAATCGTCTTCGTGGTGCCCGAGCAGCGTCCCGAGAAATCGATGAAGGAGTTCATCGCCGCGGTGAAGGCGAGCCCGAAAGGCTTTCCCTACGGCTCGTTCGGCAATGCCACCACATCGCATCTTTACGGCGAACTGCTGAAGAAGGTCGCGGGCATCGAGATGACCCATGTGCCGTACCGGGGCGCGGCCCCGCTCGCCAATGACCTGATCGGCGGGCAGGTGAATGGCGGCTTCATCGATCTGACCACCGGCGGTCCGCAACTGCGTGCGAACAAGCTCCGTGCGCTCGCCGTAGGCGGGGAGCGGCGCAAGGATGCTCTGCCGGAGGTGCCGACGCTGGCGGAGCTTGGCTATCCGGGGTTCGAAGCGGAGGGCTGGGTCGGCGTGTTCGTGCCGGCCGGGACGCCGAAGGATATCGTCAAGAAATTGTCGGACGAACTCGCCCGGATCATCAAGTCGCCGGACGGGGCGGAGCGGCTGAAGGGCGTCGGTCTTGACCCCGTCGGCAACGAGCCTGAAGCGTTCGCAGCCGTTCTGCGCAAGGACTTCGAGCGCTGGAAGGTCGTCTCCGATACGGCAGGCGTGAAGGCCGAGCAGTAA